The Leguminivora glycinivorella isolate SPB_JAAS2020 chromosome 1, LegGlyc_1.1, whole genome shotgun sequence genome includes a region encoding these proteins:
- the LOC125230951 gene encoding chymotrypsin BI-like: MQHRHLVLLNIRFWNPHEYSKCTGSIISNKWIITAAHCVNKDGIMSVFVRQFNKERNRILTHVGPYNFYIHPSFKNLNFDDASSVENDIALLKAPKRIIFDYNVSPIELAQVSPQIGDSVIMAGHGMNEISNKDPVLPRQGEGILVRCPKELDNMLCVYNHTTPWYGDSGGPLTHNGKLVGIVSGGSGPGCDDDYPKSLCLQRYSKIAYHYNWIFNVIANN, encoded by the coding sequence ATGCAACACCGGCATTTGGTACTTCTTAATATAAGATTTTGGAACCCACATGAGTATTCGAAATGCACCGGCTCCATAATTAGCAATAAATGGATAATCACAGCCGCACACTGCGTCAACAAGGATGGAATCATGTCTGTTTTCGTAAGACAATTTAACAAAGAGAGAAACAGGATCCTAACGCATGTGGGGCCATACAACTTTTATATACATCCATCatttaaaaacttgaattttgatGACGCATCTAGTGTCGAAAATGACATCGCTTTATTGAAAGCTCCAAAAAGAATTATCTTTGATTACAATGTTTCTCCGATTGAACTAGCACAAGTTTCACCGCAGATTGGCGATTCCGTAATAATGGCTGGACATGGAATGAACGAGATATCAAACAAGGATCCGGTATTGCCTCGACAAGGAGAGGGAATACTTGTTCGATGCCCTAAAGAGTTGGATAATATGTTGTGTGTTTATAACCATACAACACCTTGGTATGGTGACTCCGGCGGCCCACTGACGCATAATGGCAAATTGGTGGGCATTGTATCTGGAGGTTCCGGACCTGGATGCGATGACGATTATCCAAAATCGCTATGTCTTCAACgttattcaaaaatagcatACCACTATAATTGGATATTTAATGTAATCGCTAATAACTGA